The stretch of DNA aggtttactaacgtcTTAGttttattagctatgttgactatgacgttactttagctaatatggtgacaacgatgtaggctgtgtgtagcagttatgatatggtttggcttggaaaggcaCAAAGTCAGCTTTCTCTCATATATGAACACCTGGCTAATAGACCCTGACTATCTCCAACCTATGACCCCTCCCAGGTGGAGGACAGCAGCCCTCTGACCATGCTGGAGGAGGTGACCACGGTTGAGAGCCGGCAGGACGTGGCCATGACCCTGGTCAAGATCTACCTGGGCCAGGGCCTGGTGGTGCCCTTTCTGGACTACCTCAGCACCCGTGAGGTCAACCACACTTGTAAGAGACACTGGCTGGCTTGGGAATTTAACATTGGATAGGAAAGTCATATTTGTGAGCTTTTTTTGAATGCTCTTGTAAAAAACATGGTTATATGACCACTGAATCTCTTGGATGTATGGAAACAAATCCCTGTGAAGCTGTGAACAACCAGGGAGTGTGTAGGTTAAGGTAGTGTACAGTGTGGGAAGGAGCTTTGagtgtacagtacaagtcaaaagtttacacgcacctactcattcaagggtttttctttatttgtactattttctacattgtagaataacagtgtaggcatcaaaactatgaaataacatatatggaatcatgtagtaacccatttttttaatttatttacaaatcaaaatatattttatatttgagattcttcaaagtagccaccctttgccttgatgatagctttacaCACTTTTGGCAtgctctcaaacagcttcacctggaatgcttttccaacagtcttgaaggagttcccacatatgctgagcacttgttggctgcttttccttcactctgcggtccaactcatcacaaaccagctcaattgggttgaggtcaggtgattgtggaggccaggtcatctgatgcagcactccatcactctccttcttggtcaaatagcccttgcacagcctggaggtgtgttgggtcattgccctgttgaaaaacaaatgatagttccattaagcgcaaaccagatgggatgctgtggtagccatgcaggttaagtgtgccttgaattctaaataaatcacagacagtgtcaccaacaaaacatctccacaccatcacatctcctcctccatgcttcacggtgggaaccacacatgcggaagtcatccgttcacctactctgcatatcacaatgacacggcggttggaaccaaaaatctaaaatttggactcatcaatcaaaggacagatttccaccggtctaatgtccattgctcgagtttcttggcccaagtaagtctcttcttattattggtgtctgttagtagtggtttctttgcagcaattcaaccatgaaggcctgattcacgcagtctcctctgaacagttgatgttgagaggtgtctgtaacttgaactctgtgaagcatttatttgggctgcaatctgaggtgcagttaactctaatgaacttgtcctctgcagcagaggtaactctgggtcttcctttcctgtggtgttcctcatgagatccagtttcatcatagcccttgatggtttttgcaactgcacttgaagaaactttttccaGATTAATTTTAAAGTACTGATGGACTGTGGTTCTCTGtggtttctctttccttatttgagctgttcttgctgtaattgctgtaatatggacttggtcttttaccaaatagggctatcttctgtataccacccctaccttgtcacaacacaactgattggctcaaatgcattgaggaggaaagaaattccacaaattccacaaggcacacatgttaattgaaattcattccagttgactacctcatgaagctggttgagagaatgccaagtgtgtgcaacgctgtcatcaaggcaaagggtggctactttgaagaatctcaaatataaaatatattttgatttgtttaacactttttttggttactacatgattccatatgtgttatttcatcattttgatgtcttcactattattctacaatgtagaaaatagtaaaaaataaagaaaaacccttgaatgagtaggtgtttcaacttttgactggtactgtatgtgtgctaggCAGATTGAATAAGAGCCCAGCTGCTCACCTGCTCTTGTTCCTGCGTATCCCACAGAGGCTCTAAGCGTTGTTGGTATTTAACTCTGATTTGACGCTCTTTCTCTAATCGTAGCAGCAGCCACGGTCGGGCTGTGTGGGCGGGCGGTGCATGCCTGCCAGCACTATATTTATCAGTCCTCCGACAATTATCCACCCTTAAGTCATTTCACAAGTTCTGCGTGTTCATTAATTATATTTCTGTCTCCACCCGCGTCCCCAGGCTAAGTCATAAGGAGTTTTGTTGTGCTCTGCGtgttttcttctctttctgttaGTGTGGCTTGCGATAACAAACAAAGTGCCCAAGTTTCCATAGCAACTCCACACGATCTGAAAGGGAGATCAAAATAGATGTTATGGAGCAGCAAGACATTAAAGCAGGGCACAaggacaaatgagaaaaaaactaCCTTAGAAGTTGTGTGGTGGACCCAAACTTCTAAAAATCCTTTATGTCATGAAAGTGCAGGCAGCTCCTCCCTATCTCCTCTCACAAATGACCTTTAGGTATACAACTAAAGCACTTTGCCTGGCAACAGGTCATATCCCCATGACTACATCAATGTTCCTCCCTCCAAGGATAAAGGTAACTGTGTAGCAAAGAGGGCCAAAGACAGTCATCTTTGAATACTGAAATTAGAGTAGCGCTAGTATTTGGGTGACCCTCGTAGACCAAGATCAATATCTGGTTCATGACTCCTCTTAGCCCCATACACAGTGGTTTAGAAATATGATGTCCCTGAAGTGTATAGCCTGTCCTATGTTATAAAGAtatgttacatttttttatttttcattatttatttttccttttcatgTATCCTTCTGACAGCGGATCCAAACACCTTGTTCCGGTCCAACTCtctagcttctaaagccatggagcAGTTCATGAAGGTGAGTGGAACTCCAGTATATTCTCATCATGTTGTCTAGGCATGCTCAATCCAACATGTTAGCTGGATTCACTCTTGGCAGTCACACTATGCTCACACCTGTCCCACAGTATATACATGCCAAAGACTTAAATCTAAGAACCACTATTATTCTGAAAAGCTGGTGTTAGCCGGATAAATATAAAATAGCATTGAATGTATGCTTTGTAAATGTGAGGTATTGTGCACTGGCAGGCTGTGGGGATGCTGTACCTTCATGAGGTCCTGAAGCCCATCATTAACCGCATCTTTGAGGAGAAGAAGTACATTGAGCTGGACCCGTGTAAAATTGACCTGAACAGAACCAGGTAAAGAGGAAATACTGGTGTAGAAATACAGATGTAAAAAATGGTTTATGAGATGTAATAGTTTCCTGGATAACAGCACATAACATCTTCACAGTTGACTAGAGACGACAACATCAAGATATGAAAAAGGAATGTAAAAATGGGGGAAGGTTGTTGCCTAGCAACCAGAGAGAACCCCCTAAGATAGgcccagtcggtattagatagaacaTCGCGACCCTGCCCGCCTGTGGTGAAAAAaaacctgtggttacctaggttaccccattggctcacagcaaaaccTTGATCTTTTTCAAACGCAATTTTCTTGTTGCCTGCTTGTTTTTATCAATTACAAAACTagatttaagaaaagtacaacatgtgtaaagattacttttcaacattgcctgctccctagCATTCTCACTACTGAGAAAAATTTTATATTGTAGGGCTTCtctcatgccccttttcatgacgaTGCTAGCAGCcacttgagtgagtgagtgctagctagcgaatcgaacattaagctagccaagaccaacaacacaaacaaacgaaCTATACAGCTCCAAGTAGTAAATGGAGTTACAAATGGActgtactaaacaagttaaatgtcttacctgtgataaAATGTTTTACGTTTAGCCTTCTTGGACACTGCATCCCCACATATCCCACTCTTCCACACTGAACAGCCTGAAGCCAGAGGGCTGAAGCCAGAGGGTTCCtctcgcaggctctatttccctacgtGGGAACATTACGAATCGTAGGTTAGGATTTTTGACCTGGCTGCGTGTACATTGAACGACACAGCAGCTTTtaagcatgttttgttatttctgtataacaaaaatCGACGACGAAGTTGcctcttttacaatgggggtcaataGGAAAGAATGTTGGTTTTAcccaatttgtgggcgtggtcgaggggaattccttattattatGTGAATAGCGCCTGGGACTATGCCCATCTCTAATACCCACCCATCTCCAGTATATACCATCCCTACAGCCCAGACCAGACCTGATATTTACACAGACTGATCCTAAATATCCTCAGACTTAACCTGCTATGTACTGTAACATTATGCTATCTGTCCACATTTGTGCTCATGTCTCCACAGACATCACAACACTGAGGCATCTATTGATTAATGGAATGTCTTGATGTTGTATTGATTTGCACTGTGCACAGACTTCCTAATTAGTGACAATGCTTTTTGTACAAAGCAAAGATCACAGTAATGATCCGACAGACCCTTGCGTTTCAGAGCATTATTGATTTGGCAGTAGacatttcatttcaatgtaaCACTGacccctatctttctctctggAGGCGTATCTCATTTAAAGGTGCGGCGTCTGAGGCTGAGGTGAGGGAGAGCAGTGTGGAGATGCTGCAGGGCTATCTGTCCAGCATCGTAGAGTCCATCGTTGGGTCAGTTGCACAGTGCCCTCCCGTCATGAGggtggcctttaaacagctgcacaAGAGGGTGGAGGAGCAGTTCCCTGAGCCAGAGAATGAGGTCAGTCTCACCAATAGGTCAATGGTCAAATGCACCTACCAAGGTCACCGAGATGAAGGTGTGTTTTCAATGCTGGATAGAGAATAGACACTGGGATGGTgtcagtgtttttctttattcatATCTCCTGTACTCCTTCCCTACTCACCTTCTCCTCACAGGATGTGAAGTATCTGGCCATCAGTGGATTCTTCTTTCTGCGTTTCTTTGCCCCTGCTATCCTCACACCCAAGCTATTCCACTTGAGGGACCAGCATGCAGATACACGCACCAGCAGGACACTGTTACTGCTGGCCAAGGTACTGTgcccttgcacgcacacacacacacacacacacacacaaacacacatgcctgCACACACATTCTCAACCAGTGCCACACAGTAAAACCAGCctgatcactagaaatagacTTCGATTTGCCGTCCTGCTCTCTCTAGAAATAAACGTCGATATacacagaaaaagaaaaacgATTGGTCAGCGCTGGGCGCGAACTTGTGATGcttggaccactgcgccactgcAATTCACAATACTCGAGCAAGCCATGACAAAAGTTGATAATACTTGATGGTTACAGCGAgtcgttttttctttttttcttttaagccttccccaaaccattcCCATAACCTTAACCCCTCAGAATTAATGCTTTAACTGTCAACAATTAAATTGATTCTGTTTTAATCCTGTAACCCCgctgaattaaccctgtaaccatgcagaattaatgTGTCAAAAATAGAAGTTCATCCATAATACGTTGAATTTTGAAGGAAAACTGTGAGATCATGTTGGTAAAACAGTTGTAGAGGATAGAgttgctgtccgtggtgctgaagtCCTGTTGCTATGGGTCCTCTACAgaacattttctatttttacctCTGTGTGCGGCCAGGCTGTGGTTCAAAGCAGAGCTTCGGAGAGGGGCTTCTTCTGCTCCCttggccaggtgtgtgtgtgtgtgtgtgtgtgtgtgtgtgtgtgtgtgtgtgagatactcTGTTACTAAAAGCACAAGCAGCACCTGATCATACTGTGCTTTTCATTTAATACCAGGTTTGTTAATAATGATACTCCTTGTCCATTTGATTGATGGTTATAGTTACATGAGATAGTGATGGGTGAACATGGCTGTTTCTCTGTGTGCTCCAGGCAGTGCAGAGTGTGGGGAATCTGGGCTTGCAGCTGGGCCACGGCAAGGAGCTGTGGATGGAGCCCCTGCATCCCATCATCCTTTGCAGCGTGGCCTCTGTTAAAGACTTCCTGGACAAGCTCATCGACATAGACCAAGATAGTGGTAAGAAGCACCAGCAAGACTGTTTATTCAGTAATGCATAGGGTCAGGAGTTTTTTTGTCACTACGTCACCTGACTAGGGGAAACTCTGGACCCTAGTAGTAATGCATCAGTAGCCTGATGAAGAGCAAGCAGGTTACCGTAGAGATAAGGTAGAGCCACTGGAGGGGAACATCAGAACTTGGCTGGGCTCCTGTCCTGGCAGGCTAACCCACCAGGTGCCGGTGTGGCAAGGCCGTTTATTACTGATATCAATAGTAAGAATAGACCCACTGGTGAAATATTAATGGGCAGCTGGGAGCTGATACTGGGGTAACAAGGGAGCGGGGTGGGCTGGGCGTTGGACTGTGCAGCCCTCGCCACccctacacaccacacagatTAGATAGCATGCCCCTTTTTTCCGTAGTTACGTGTCAGCGACTCTGTTGTTGTGATCTGTCTTATCCCTCTGAAATATCACGTTCCAATCTCCATGTGTCTTCTCAGCCACTGGGCTCTCCCTCAAAGGCCACTTTGACATTTAATGCACACTGGacaacggctcataataatggctggaacggagcaaatggaatggcatcaaatacctggaaaccatgtgtttgatgtaattgataccattccgctccagtcattaccacgagcctgttctccccaattaaggtgccaccaacctcctgtggtgctgTACTGTAATTCAACAATATGTATAACAATACTGCTGCAGCTCCACCTTGTGTCCACATTGATAAAAGTATAATTTTGGTTTGCGTGCTCCCCCATATCAGCtgtcttatttctctctcttcctttctcccatCCTACCTCATCCTCCTTCCACTTATTGTCACTGTTtctcctactccctctctccaccccaccatcctctctctctctgcagtgtctGAGGTGCCCCAGAGGGCTGTGTTCTTGCCCTCAGTGACAGTGAAGGAGGGTTATCTCCAGAAGCACAAGGCCGAGGGCCCCCAGCTCCTGTCCCGCTTTGCCTTCAAGAAGCGATACTTCTGGCTGAGCAGTGAGACCCTGTCGTACGCCAAGACTCTGGACCCCTGGCAGGTTTGATCCCAACATACACTCTGTACAGAAACCTATTCATGACCAGCTTTGATAACAGCTCTAATGGTAATTCCTCCACTCTGTTACGTCAGAGAAAGCCGGACAAGAAAACTTTAAGGATCAAAGTCCTCTGAAAGTGACTCATTCATTATAACAAGGTAACAATGTTTCCTCTGGTGATGAATTGGCTCCTGTACCCTTCAAAGGGTGTTTGATCGTCATTCTGcctcataaaaaaaacatttgaatcatCCCTCTGccttatttatttgtgtttggcTCTGTATGAGAACATCGTTAGTGGGGAGGCCATTGTCATGTGATGCCCAGCCTTTTGATAATGAACTTCTCTCATTTGCTTAGCCAGCACAGGACAAGagtggggatgagagagagagagaaagagagagagaaaaagagaaaaagagagagagaggagggggtaggaggaagaagggggacaaagagagagggggggcggggagaaacagagatagatagagagtgagagagatgtggGGAAGAGAGTCAGGCCAGTAAAACGCTGTTCTCTTTGAGCGGGCTCCTTCCTTTGTGTGGCTCGAATAAAGGCTAGGTTAATTGAAGGCTGTGGATATTCATAACAACATTGCAAATCAGACTGTGGACAATATCCCCTCTCCGCCTCGCCGCTCCCACCGTGCTCTAGCCTGAGTGAGGCAGGCTCCCCATGGAAGCAGCTGATTTACACATTAAAGCAGCCGTTCTGCCGGGTTTCTTCCGTCctgctctctcactttctccgcTTTTTTCCTTCTCTCCACCACTCTTTTCTCTTCTCAGTCCTCTTTCTTTGCTAAATGGTTGCACATCTTGAATTGCATAATAATAAAACATAGGGGAATGATAAAAGcggatacatactgtacagacactTGAAGCCGGGCCTTTACTCTCCCGAGGAGAAGCTGATACACATAAAAtgaatcatttagctatttgcctgtatttataaGATTACCTACAGAGTAATACAGGAGTGCCACATGGACCTGTGTTTGGATGCTCATACTGTGTTATGTGTGTATCCTGCAGGTGCGTTCCTCCATCcccatccagtgtgtgtgtgtcgttgagaGAGTGGATGAGAATGCCTTCCAACAGCAGCATGTGATGCAGGTCGTCACCCAGGACAACGATGGACAGATCCACACCATCTATATCCAGTGCAAGGTACTGACAGACCCCCAGTCACTGACCACACTATTACAATTGACCCTGGACTGGGTTGACTATGTGGTACTATCTTTGCATCACTGTGATGTTTGAGTGCAGCCTCCCCACTACAAAATGGTGGGCGTTATCAGAGACAGTATAAAaggtagtctgtctgtctgtctgcagaatGTGAATGAGTTGAACCAGTGGCTGTCAGCCATCAGGAAGGCCAGTATCTACAACGAGCGCATGCTGCCCTCCTTCCACCCGGGGGCGTACCGCAGTGGGAAGTGGACATGCTGCCTACAGGCCAACCGCGCTAGTAATTATAACATTGACCATAATGGAAGCTTTGTTCAAGTGCCACACACTTATCATGTTAGTGCTTTTTTAACTCTTCATAATGATCTTTTTACCTGGCGTTTATGTGCACTGCTCTTACACCAGCCCATAGCTGTTTGCTCCCTCAGATTAAGTAACTCACAGACAGGAAGGAATGTGAATACACTGTATGGCCCCTCTCTCTTGTTCAGCTTTAGGATGCAGTCGCACTCACTCTGCAGTGACTCTGGGTGACTGGAGTGACCCACTGGATCCAGACGCAGAGACTCAGACCATCTACAAACAGCTTCTTCAGGGAAGAGACAAACTCAGGTCAGTGGCATACACTTTGA from Salvelinus sp. IW2-2015 linkage group LG33, ASM291031v2, whole genome shotgun sequence encodes:
- the LOC111957953 gene encoding rasGAP-activating-like protein 1, which gives rise to MAKNTSLYFRIVEGRSLPAKDVSGTSDPYCIVKVDNEVVARTATVWKNLNPFWGEEYTLHLPMGFHSLSFYVMDEDTIGHDDVIGKILLSKDAIGSQAKGLDNWLNLTRVDPDEEVQGEIHLGLELLRDAKRIGLRCHFIEARDLAPRDISGTSDPFARILFNNHSAETSIIKKTRYPHWSETLELELETWELTEGGSVTVEVWDWDMVGKNDFLGKVEIPFACLHKTPLLQGWFRLLPLGNHEDDAGGKLGALRLKVRLVEDRILPSMYYQPLIDLLVESVISPAEVEDSSPLTMLEEVTTVESRQDVAMTLVKIYLGQGLVVPFLDYLSTREVNHTSDPNTLFRSNSLASKAMEQFMKAVGMLYLHEVLKPIINRIFEEKKYIELDPCKIDLNRTRRISFKGAASEAEVRESSVEMLQGYLSSIVESIVGSVAQCPPVMRVAFKQLHKRVEEQFPEPENEDVKYLAISGFFFLRFFAPAILTPKLFHLRDQHADTRTSRTLLLLAKAVQSVGNLGLQLGHGKELWMEPLHPIILCSVASVKDFLDKLIDIDQDSVSEVPQRAVFLPSVTVKEGYLQKHKAEGPQLLSRFAFKKRYFWLSSETLSYAKTLDPWQVRSSIPIQCVCVVERVDENAFQQQHVMQVVTQDNDGQIHTIYIQCKNVNELNQWLSAIRKASIYNERMLPSFHPGAYRSGKWTCCLQANRATLGCSRTHSAVTLGDWSDPLDPDAETQTIYKQLLQGRDKLRKQYLEAETTPEEEKRLNSGLLSDGADSSGQLLKHRQAAVARLLGVVLDLEQAHATFQQREREEGGSLILTP